In Listeria monocytogenes, the following proteins share a genomic window:
- the hisH gene encoding imidazole glycerol phosphate synthase subunit HisH: MIVIIDYDTGNTKSISKALDFIGLQNKISSDATEISQADGVILPGVGAYPEAMKELTRRGLDKTLKEIAATGKPILGVCLGMQLLLESSNEHSFTSGLGLIPGHVEKLPEEPEFAVPHMGWNQLQIKRATPLTKQLDGEYVYYVHSYYANCPEEYIIATSGYSIEVPGMINNGNIYGAQFHPEKSGQIGLEILKGFKEVTYSCKSSQQ; the protein is encoded by the coding sequence ATGATTGTAATTATTGACTATGATACAGGAAACACGAAGAGCATCAGCAAAGCACTTGATTTCATCGGACTACAAAACAAAATTTCTAGTGATGCAACAGAAATCTCACAGGCTGACGGCGTTATTTTACCAGGAGTTGGCGCTTATCCTGAAGCTATGAAAGAACTCACTCGGCGCGGGCTTGATAAAACTTTAAAAGAAATCGCTGCCACTGGTAAACCAATTCTTGGCGTATGTCTTGGTATGCAACTTTTACTCGAATCCAGTAACGAACATAGCTTCACGAGTGGACTCGGTCTCATTCCCGGTCATGTCGAAAAATTACCAGAAGAGCCCGAATTTGCCGTTCCACATATGGGCTGGAATCAACTACAAATCAAACGTGCCACCCCGCTTACAAAACAACTTGATGGAGAATACGTTTATTACGTTCACTCCTATTACGCCAATTGCCCAGAAGAATACATTATCGCAACAAGTGGCTATTCTATTGAAGTTCCTGGCATGATAAATAACGGCAATATTTACGGCGCCCAGTTCCATCCTGAAAAAAGCGGCCAAATCGGTCTTGAAATTTTAAAAGGATTTAAGGAGGTCACTTATTCATGCAAATCTTCCCAGCAATAG
- the hisB gene encoding imidazoleglycerol-phosphate dehydratase HisB — translation MRTATKTRVTAETSIELSINLDSQTESTISTGVGFLDHMLTLFAKHSRVTLNVKADGDTYVDAHHTVEDIGITLGLCLKEALADKASINRYGSSYVPMDESLGFCALDLSGRSYLVFDAELTNPKLGDFDTELVEEFFQAVAFNTEMNLHLRVLYGKNTHHKIEALFKAFGRALREAITINPEIKGVNSTKGVL, via the coding sequence ATGAGAACAGCGACTAAAACCCGTGTTACTGCAGAAACTTCTATTGAACTTTCCATTAACCTAGATTCCCAAACAGAATCAACTATTTCTACTGGAGTCGGATTTTTGGATCACATGCTCACCCTTTTCGCCAAGCATAGCCGAGTAACTTTAAACGTAAAAGCAGACGGCGATACATATGTCGATGCGCATCACACCGTAGAAGACATCGGCATCACACTTGGACTTTGTTTAAAAGAAGCACTTGCTGATAAAGCGAGCATTAATCGTTACGGCTCTTCTTATGTCCCAATGGACGAATCACTTGGTTTTTGTGCTCTAGACTTAAGTGGACGTTCTTATCTTGTATTTGACGCTGAACTCACAAACCCTAAACTGGGCGATTTTGACACAGAATTAGTGGAAGAATTTTTCCAAGCAGTCGCCTTTAATACCGAAATGAACCTCCACCTTCGCGTCCTTTATGGCAAAAACACACACCATAAAATCGAAGCACTTTTCAAAGCATTCGGCCGTGCGCTTCGTGAAGCAATCACGATTAACCCAGAAATTAAAGGCGTAAATTCAACTAAAGGGGTCCTGTAA